tgcttttgattttgattttgatttttatttagaCCTTGATGATACGCTGTACCCGGTGACCTCCGGCATTGGGCTTGATGTCATGAAGAACATCCAAGGTAGTACTACACAAGACTGAATGTATTGCTGAAATTTTTATTTCAGTTTGCAGGAAAGAGATGGCTGGTTTGTATATAGTGTTGATGAGTTCATTCCTCCTGTTTTTTTGCCTGTATGGTTCAGCTTATATGGTCGAGAAGCTCGGTATCGAGAAGAGCATCAGCCTGGAGCTATGCATCCTCCTCTACAAGCAGTATGGAACCACCATGGCCGGTTTGCGGGTGCGTGTGATTTGAATCCACAGCGAAGATTGGTTATTTTGTATGTTTCTAGTCTTAACCATGATTTTCTATGATCTGATTATGTAGGCTGTTGGGTACCAATTCGATTACGATGATTTTCACAGGTACTGGCTTCTCTCCAAAGTTCTTGTTAATTTTATTGGCCAGTAATTTGGGGAAAAGTGAATGCCAGATTCTCAATgggtccattttttttttttttttgcagctttGTCCATGGAAGGTTGGCTTATGAAAAACTCAAGCCTGACCCAGTACTCAGGAACATTCTCCTGAGCTTACCGATCCGCAAAGCTGTATGTATCACAAACTCAAAATGTTTTATCAAATCACCAATGACATGGTTGTAATTATACTGCTGTGTGACTAGGTGTTCACAAATGGTCACAAACTCAAAATGTTTTATCAAATCACCAATGACATGGTTGTAATTATACTGCTGTGTGACTAGGTGTTCACAAATGGTGATAAACTCCATGCCTCAAGGGCCTTGAAGAGGCTCGGAATTGAAGACTGCTTCGAAAGAGTTGTATGCTTTGAGACATTAAACCCAACAACGTCTCCTGCTCCTGCGCTAGACAACAAAGTTGAGATCTTCGATATAATGAAGCATCTGGCTAATCCAGAACCTGGGGCTGAACTGCCAAAGTCACCAATCATGTGTAAGCCGTCAATAGACGCAATGCTTCATGCCCTCAAGCTTGCCAACATCAATCCTAAGACCACTGTAAGCACCAAATTACTCAATTTTTCATGCTCACAAAATTCATGGGTGTCTCATGTTCTCTGGTGTACTAACAACTGGCTATGAAACACCTACCAGATATTTTTCGATGACAGCATCAGGAACATACAAGCTGGGAAGCAAATCGCCATGCATACTGTCCTGGTAAAATCTTGTGTCCAGTTAATGTCGTGCAAATTTGGTAGATGATTGAGTTACTAATGTGAATGTGATGAATCAATATATACCAGGTTGGAACTTCTGAAAGAGTAAAAGGTGCTGACCATGCCTTGGAAAGCCTCCACAACATGAAGGAAGCATTGCCTGAACTGTGGGAGGAAGCTGAGAAGGACGAAGACGTTAGGAACTCAAGCAAAGTCGGAATCGAGACATCTGTGATAGCGTAGAATTCTCTTGAATCGACTCGTGTTTTCGGCTGAGAGTTGCATGAGATGAGCAGGTCATTTTCATAGCCAGAACTGAAGAACTGATGTTGTAATAGTTAAGACTGTCCCCAGTAATAAGAAATAAACGTTGTCTCCATGCCGGTATAATACATTTCACATGGCAGTAGATGGTGATGGTGCTGTGCCATTATCATTGGCATTGCTAGTAAGCAACGGTAAAACCTTCATAGTAATTTCGCATCATTTGCTGCACTCCACAGACAAGTTTACTCAGGAAAAATTATATAAAATACATCGGTTGCACTGCAGAGGCAGGTTTACTCAGGATTTCAGACGAGCAATGGTGAGGATTCCACATGTAAAGCTCTAGACCATACTGGATCGAGTCAAGAAAGCTATCAGAATTACATTGGGTGCGAGCAATTTATACGGGGCACAGGAATAGCTAGCTCGATGCAGTGCTGTTCTATGTAACCTACAACATCTGGTACATCCATAAGTAACCAATTCTACAAAAGGGTGAATGACACTATGGCATGAACAAAGGAGATCTCATGGCGCATTTTCCGCAGACGGGCTTCTCAGAAGTGAGCCAAACTGTATACTAGAATCCATGAAAGCTGCAACCAAAGAAGCATGTATTAGCAATCGATATCACCCAGTTCAATAAATGAGAACACAAAGAAGCAAGAATTTAAGGAGATGCTGTATTAAGTGTGTGCCGTCGTTACTCCTTAGATAGCATTCCTGTAGAAAAGTATGATCATATGATAGTGCTAGTTTTATGTGCTCGTAGCTGTCGCTATTCAGTAAGCTAATTGGCCTAATAGATACATAAAACGATATCCAAGTGAGTCATCATTATTTAGGACAGGTGCTCGTGTGACGAAATGAGTTTGACGTGGGTGTAACTAGGAAAGAATGGATGCAGGCCCAAACTAAGATGGCTCAGAACTTTTACCAGGAAAAGGGTGAATGAGGCAAAGAGCCCCTCCTGAAGTAGGGCGGCATGGCCTCCAAAATCCTCCTCATCGATCTTCAGCAAATATGCATAGTACAAGTGAACTATAACGGTGGAGATAGTAAAAAACCTGTAAcacagcaaaacaaaacatgttaCGGAGTCAAACAGGACTGAAAATAATCACCTTCTGGCATTCTGCATTTATTGAAGTGGTGCTAAAGCTATCCTAATATGGCATGCAGCTTTTGAAACTAGGCGCGCTGTTACACATTCTGAAGATAACTTGGAAAATACCATCTAAGCTCAGAAAATCTTGAATTACTGATACCAAAATGCAATTATAATCCAGTGTGCTACATCCTATAAGTTTAAGATTGGTAAACAGTCATATCGTTGGCCATCATAAATGTCGAGTCATGATGCAACTGTctaaataaagaaaatgcTCAACTGTATTCCTCccaatataaaataaaataaaataaaattctcaGGTGTTCAATAAGGATCAACCATCAGGCAATGTAAAGGTCTGCAACTGGTTTCAGAAGGCTTGTCTTCCCAAGGATCTCTAGCAAGACGACCAAAACCGACCTATCATACACCATCCCTTTGCGAATCTATTCACTAATGACCACCTAGAAACAAAGAACAGTTACACGAGAATCGTGCTAGTTTGCTTACGACCGTTCAAACAAAGTCCAGCTCAATGCTTGTTGCCTAAGCTGTTGCCCAACTcaccagaaaaaaaagacttgGTGCGTGAAGCCCCAGATCTGTAGACCACATGTGATGTAATGTAACACTCACTTCACAATACTCTGGCACTGAGTCATAATTACCGAACGACCGAGCAAAGCAGACCAATTGCTGCTCCTCATGGAGAAATCATGATGTGACAGAAGACAAGACCCTAAACCTCACCTACTAGTTCATCAGTGACTTGCGGATACATCACGATAATGCGATTGAATTCCGTGTCATACTCATATGAAAATCTAAGTAGCAATTCAGAAGAGCTACATGTGGgattgggagagagagagagaggtctGTGGATGAACTTACAGGGCGATCCagaaggcgccgacgagggGGACGGCGCCCCAGAGCAGGCCGCAGGCGAGCCCCACCGCCTGCCGGATCCAGTGCACGGCGTCCAGCAGCTGATCCTGCGATTAGGGGAAAACGCAGCACTAGCAAATCAGGATCCAAGCGGAGTCGCAGATCAAGAGCTACGAGACGCAGCcgcaagcggcggcggcggcagtgcatATACCTTGTCCCAGGATGCGTCGGGGTCGAGGTACCTGGCGAGCTTGGAGGGCAGGACGTGGCCGTTCTGCGCCGCGTGTTGCGGCTGCCtcccacccgccgccgccttggacTTCTTCTTCATGGCTTCTGGTGGCCTCCTCTagctccgccggcggcgggttgTTGGCGGCGAGATGGGGGATCGCTGGTGGACTGGGTCGTGGAAAAGAGAGAGACGGATCGTATTGTAATTTGTACAGTACAGCCGTCGTTTTACTTCAGAGGCCGACGGGTTCCTCCTGGTTTCCGCCTTCGCTGGATGTTTACGTATTCCAGGGTCTCCGTTTTACTTGAACTCCTTTTTTATCTTCTCttttttactctttttttctcttctcagTATAACACATCCCTGCCTATCTATTCCACTGTGTGTGTTTTAACAGAAATCCATATCCTAGTTAAGAATAAATCTATTCTC
The Brachypodium distachyon strain Bd21 chromosome 2, Brachypodium_distachyon_v3.0, whole genome shotgun sequence genome window above contains:
- the LOC100834392 gene encoding suppressor of disruption of TFIIS, giving the protein MEHEGSKYGKDQRLECDCLLFDLDDTLYPVTSGIGLDVMKNIQAYMVEKLGIEKSISLELCILLYKQYGTTMAGLRAVGYQFDYDDFHSFVHGRLAYEKLKPDPVLRNILLSLPIRKAVFTNGDKLHASRALKRLGIEDCFERVVCFETLNPTTSPAPALDNKVEIFDIMKHLANPEPGAELPKSPIMCKPSIDAMLHALKLANINPKTTIFFDDSIRNIQAGKQIAMHTVLVGTSERVKGADHALESLHNMKEALPELWEEAEKDEDVRNSSKVGIETSVIA
- the LOC100835823 gene encoding uncharacterized protein C20orf24 homolog, with the protein product MKKKSKAAAGGRQPQHAAQNGHVLPSKLARYLDPDASWDKDQLLDAVHWIRQAVGLACGLLWGAVPLVGAFWIALFFTISTVIVHLYYAYLLKIDEEDFGGHAALLQEGLFASFTLFLLSWILVYSLAHF